From the Paenibacillus sp. MMS20-IR301 genome, the window GGGTAGGGGCGTGGATTTCCGGGCACATAATAACGTCGTATTGCTTAGCATAGGGCAAGGCGGCTTCGATGATTTCTTTCCAGTTCTGCACCGGCGAGAGCGTCTCATCAATAACCCCCAGCTTGGTACGGAGAATCCGGAAGCCCAGGCGGTTAGCCAGCTTGAAATCCCGGACCAGCATCTCCAGTGATTCTTCAACCGACAGCTCTCTGCCTTCATACAGCCGGGAGTCCACCCAATGCCCGTATTCCACCGGAACAATATGATACTTGCTGATCAGCCGGTCCCAGTGCTCCAGCCATTCCTCACTAGGGTTCGGATAACCCGGAATATGCGAATTGGCGAGAATCTCAAGGCCGTTAGCGCCCATATCCTGCATTTCAGCAAACATGTCCTCGAGCGTCATCGAAACTCCGAATTCACTGGAGTAACTGTAGAGCGAGACCCCCCGTTTTGGTTTAATATCCGGTACTGTGCTCATGACAAGCTTCAACTCCTTTAATGTGTTACATTTACAAAGTAACAATGATTAACTATTAGTAAATGTAAAAACATTATATCCCCTTTCTTTGACCGGATGCAAGCGCTTAATTAGTGTTTTAATCACTTATCAGAGCGATTTACGGAATTCTGCGGGGGTCATGCCGGAGAAATTACGGAACAGCTTGATGAAGTAGCTGGTGTTGTCAAAGCCTAACTGCTCTGCAATTTCAACTATTGAGCTGTTTGTTTGATTCAACAGATCCCGGGCATACTCCATTTTCAGTTTGGTCACATACTCAATAAAGGTGAGTCCTGTCTCAATCTTGAACAGCCGGCTGAAATGAGTAGGGTTCAGACCAAGCCGGCGGGCCATTTCATCCATGCTTACCTTGTCGCCAATATGGTTCATGACATAACGCTTGGCTTCAGCCACTTCTTTTCGGACATTCTGTTTCCACATGGATCTCACCATCAATATCTTATCGTTCAGAAATTCCTCCAGCCATTCCATTAAGTGATCGAGAGTTTCAAGCTCGCGGATCGAGCGCTGATATTTTTCACTATTGAAATTGTTAACAAAATTTTGCATGACGATATATTTTAGTTCCAGCTCCATGACCATTTTGAGCAGCCAGCTTTTCACGCTCTCCACCGGATACTTCTTACCGCTGATATATTTCTTAATATCTGTGACCGTATAAGAGACGAGTGAGCTATTCTCCTGCTGGATGCAGTCTCTTAGTTGCTGAAGGAATTCAGAGTAATGAACGAACAGATCTTCATGGGTCGTTTTAAAGGGTTCGAGCTTCATAATAGTGCCTTCTGCCGTATAAAAGCGCAGGGTGCGGGAATCCAGTAAGGTCTGAATCTGCTTCTTGAGCTCAATCAGGCTTGACGTAGCCTCTCCGTAAAAAAATGAAATCTCCATACGCAGATGAAGCTTTGACATCGTCTGGACATGCCGGAATCTGTTTCTGTATTCTTCATGGAGATTGCGGACCAGAATCTGCGGAAAAGGGATGAACAGGATGAACTGCCGTTCGGTTAAGGCGAACTGGATAATTCCGTCAATTTCAAGAAATTCCTGAAGCACATTATCGATTACAAACTGCATGTTCACA encodes:
- a CDS encoding TIM barrel protein, which encodes MSTVPDIKPKRGVSLYSYSSEFGVSMTLEDMFAEMQDMGANGLEILANSHIPGYPNPSEEWLEHWDRLISKYHIVPVEYGHWVDSRLYEGRELSVEESLEMLVRDFKLANRLGFRILRTKLGVIDETLSPVQNWKEIIEAALPYAKQYDVIMCPEIHAPTLLNSAMVKEYVELIQRTGTRHFGLNVDFGVFETQALPADLWGPDDFIMPPGEHSPVADIIPLLPYVYCCHAKFVQVTGELTEMTIPYGEIIGTLAAHGWDGYMLSEFEGPNKNVLGTAPYQVRLHQAMMKQILGE
- a CDS encoding helix-turn-helix domain-containing protein, yielding MIYKVVLADDHYPVLEYLSASIPWDTLGLELSAVCSDGRQAWEACQLHQPDILLTDIGMPVMDGLELIRRAREANPQLQAVILSCHGEFEYARQAVKLNVTEYILKESMQIDQIIAVLTEAVSRLEAKLLSANNFLQMQKLVSQNHSAIRTRFIRMFVEQPVWDEAEWFRQAGIMGIRLLKGLPYLPVLAIPERSYELERRFGGIVNMQFVIDNVLQEFLEIDGIIQFALTERQFILFIPFPQILVRNLHEEYRNRFRHVQTMSKLHLRMEISFFYGEATSSLIELKKQIQTLLDSRTLRFYTAEGTIMKLEPFKTTHEDLFVHYSEFLQQLRDCIQQENSSLVSYTVTDIKKYISGKKYPVESVKSWLLKMVMELELKYIVMQNFVNNFNSEKYQRSIRELETLDHLMEWLEEFLNDKILMVRSMWKQNVRKEVAEAKRYVMNHIGDKVSMDEMARRLGLNPTHFSRLFKIETGLTFIEYVTKLKMEYARDLLNQTNSSIVEIAEQLGFDNTSYFIKLFRNFSGMTPAEFRKSL